The genomic segment CGGCGCGGCGGCGGCGGGGCCGGGATCTGCACCAGCGGCACCCCCAATTCGACGTCCTCGTACTCGGTCGCCGCCGCCCTCGCGCGCGGCGGCAGCGCCGGAGAAGTGACGACCGGCTCGATCTCGGCCGGTACCGGGACCGGCGAAGAAGATCCCCCCGCGACCCACCAGCTGCCCAGGCCGTAGCCGGCGGCGGCTCCGAGCAGGGCCAGGGTCGCGACCAGCAGCGGGAACAAAAGTGGTCGCCAATTGGCGCTCCGACCGCGCCGCGATCCGCTCATTCTGGGGTGACCGACGGGGATTGAACCCGCGACCTCTTGGGCCACAACCAAGCGCTCTGACCAACTGAGCTACGGCCACCATTCGTGCCACGGCGAACCGTTCGTGGCGGGAAAAAGTCTAGCAACGGTTTACGCGCTCCGTCCTGGCCAGGAAGCAGCCGGACCCGGCCGGCCACGGCGCCTAGTCCCGGTGCAGGCTCGGATCCTGGGACGATTCGTCCAGCAGATTTATGGCTCGGTGGATGCTGGAAAGATGGGTGTTGAGCCGGTGCTCGACGTCGCGCAACATGTTCATCGAATATGCGTCCATCTCGCGCCGCGCTTGCACGACCGCGTTCTGGGCGTCCTCGATCATCTGCTCGGCGCGGGCCTCGGCTTCGCGCACGATGGCCTCGTCGGAGATCATCCGATTGGCCTGCTCGCGGGCGTGGGTCAGGATCTGCTCGGCCTCGCGCTGGGCATCGCGCGGGATGGCTTCGCGTTCACGCATGATCCGGCGCGCGTCGCGGATTTCCTCGGGGATGTTGATCCGCATCTGGTCGATGATTTCCAACAGATCGGACTCGACCATCAGGATCTTGTTGCCGAACGGGATGCGCTGGGCTTCGAGGACTGTTTCCTCAAGTCGCTGAATCAGGCCGACCAGATCGCTCTGGGGGCCGGAAACAGGGTTAGCTTCGTCAATCATCGGCGGTTGGAAATTTTATCCGCTAGGGCCTTTGCAACATTGGCCGGAACCCAGGTCGAGACGTCCTGACCCAGCAGCGCGACTTCGCGGATTAGCGACGAGCTGATGAACGCGTCGCTGAGAGAGCTGATGAGGCAGATCGTGTCGATCGAATCGTCCAGGGCCTCGTTCATGTGGGCCAGCGAGAGCTCGTAATCGAAGTCGGTTGGCACCCGGATTCCGCGCACCAGCACGCCGGCGCCGATCTGCCGGGCGAACCCCACCGTGGTGCCGTCGTAGAGGCAGGCGGATACATTGGCGTGGTCCTCGAGTGCCGCAGTCATCAGCTCAAGTCGTTCGGCGGCGCTAAAGAGCGTCGGCTGGTCGGAGCCCTCGTACACCCCGACGGTGAGGCGATCGAACATGCGCGCTGCCCGGCTTATCAGACCCAGATGGCCGTTGGTGACCGGGTCGAACGTGCCTGGTACGAGGGCGTGCAATTCGAATTCCTCTCAGGGTCCGGTGACGGGCAATCGGCCTCGCCGGTCCGGGCGGCTCAATTCCCGTTTCCATTCTCTTCATCCGGGCCCGATCCCGCATCGACAACCAGCGTCAGCGCGCTGTCGCCGTAACGATAGTTGCCACAGATTCGAAATTCTCGTCCAGCAGATTCCACGGTCGACCGGGCCGAATGCTCCAAGACCGCCAGTCCGCCGCGGCCGAGCAGACCGCGTTCAATGATCGCGGCTAGGGCGTCCATTGCCGCGTCCAACTGCGCGTACGGCGGGTCCATTAGCACCAGGTCGAACGGGGGGCCGCCTGCGAATTCATCGATCCATCGCTCGACGCTCGAGCCGATGAAACGGCACCTACCTTCAACGGCGTCTTCGAGCTGGGCAAGGTTGCCCAGAACCATCTGCCGGGCCATGCGCGAGCGGTCAACCGCGACTACCTCGGCGGCGCCGCGGCTCAGTGCCTCGAATCCGAGGGCCCCGCTGCCGCAGTAGAGATCGGCGATCCGAAGGCCCTCGACCGGCCCGATCACGTTAAACAGGGACTCGCGCACCTTGGCCGAGGTCGGCCGGATTTTGGCGTCGCGGGAAGAGCGCAGGACCCGGCCGCGCAACTTGCCGCCGGTTATTCGCAGGCTGAGTCTGGCCAACTAAACGACCGCGCCGGCGCTTATGCTCAATCCCCCGGGCCCTGTCGCTGGCGCACTATCCGTTTCAGCAACCGGTGCTCGCGGCGCGCAAGTTCCGGGTCCGCTTTCAATGTCCGCTCGGCCCACCGCCGTGCCAGTTCGTTGGCGGCCGGGTTCTGCCAGGCCTTGATCACGTCCGGGTCGTACCCGCTCTGCCGGACCCCCAGCAACTCGCCGGGCCCGCGCAGGCGCAGGTCCACCTCGGCCAGCTCGAACCCGCTGTTGGTCTCGGTCATCGCCCGGAGCCGCTCGTTCTCGCTAGCATCCTGGCTGTCAGACA from the Chloroflexota bacterium genome contains:
- a CDS encoding LysM peptidoglycan-binding domain-containing protein; translated protein: MFPLLVATLALLGAAAGYGLGSWWVAGGSSSPVPVPAEIEPVVTSPALPPRARAAATEYEDVELGVPLVQIPAPPPPRRPTEAAADELEHVVQAGESLSLIAGFYGVSVDEMAAANNIADVSVINVGQVLLIPGSR
- a CDS encoding ATP synthase F0 subunit B; the protein is MIDEANPVSGPQSDLVGLIQRLEETVLEAQRIPFGNKILMVESDLLEIIDQMRINIPEEIRDARRIMREREAIPRDAQREAEQILTHAREQANRMISDEAIVREAEARAEQMIEDAQNAVVQARREMDAYSMNMLRDVEHRLNTHLSSIHRAINLLDESSQDPSLHRD
- the coaD gene encoding pantetheine-phosphate adenylyltransferase, encoding MHALVPGTFDPVTNGHLGLISRAARMFDRLTVGVYEGSDQPTLFSAAERLELMTAALEDHANVSACLYDGTTVGFARQIGAGVLVRGIRVPTDFDYELSLAHMNEALDDSIDTICLISSLSDAFISSSLIREVALLGQDVSTWVPANVAKALADKISNRR
- the rsmD gene encoding 16S rRNA (guanine(966)-N(2))-methyltransferase RsmD codes for the protein MARLSLRITGGKLRGRVLRSSRDAKIRPTSAKVRESLFNVIGPVEGLRIADLYCGSGALGFEALSRGAAEVVAVDRSRMARQMVLGNLAQLEDAVEGRCRFIGSSVERWIDEFAGGPPFDLVLMDPPYAQLDAAMDALAAIIERGLLGRGGLAVLEHSARSTVESAGREFRICGNYRYGDSALTLVVDAGSGPDEENGNGN